A genomic window from Desulfobotulus mexicanus includes:
- a CDS encoding type I polyketide synthase produces MQRILDCRLPLLACLPQKVFNLRYMESLHRAGVLPVLDAEFMDTETILEAGRTLDEKNILFAIRVPLSRKDLLEKLKKNPPRYLEALIFSYDFEDALNNLDLKAWPVKRLLELKHTGHGPELSRMGIHGLVLKGLEAGGSVSRHTALILMQEYLETSDLPLFIHGGVGMHTAAGFFSAGASGLVLDAQLWLCRESPLGENFRKLLNGIEDLDTLLLEGPEGSRYRFFARLGTRVAQDLKKLEPRFVLGADQKSEEARILSETLKEKMADLSDGAAESVQSLFYLGQDAVFARHFLRRGEGVEAMIHGLFEEVRKSLAVLETADPLRAGSPLAKEHGVRYPIMQGPMANISDNVDFAEKVAEAGGLPFFAMGSLPVPLAETMLEKASEKGIPCGAGLIGIEAFNRRLPEHMDLTRKFNIPFALIAGGSPAQVRELEASGIRTYLHTPATRMLENALVGGVSRFILEGTECGGHVGSLTSLVLWEMGTELLSQLDDAALQEKTLVYAGGISTEAASHFISGMAAGLCQRGLKIGIQVGTAYLFTREIVETGALHTRYQKEVLHQKETQVIGRTVGLPCRTVESPFSVRMRELEHSRMEKGDPLSGRKDAFEKDNMGSLLIAAKGMVPDFSGKSVECRMLEEEDIFEKGNFCVGDSLVFFKDTCTVKSIHGRLFDNKTALRRHLDTLERLTRPDGEIFDEIAVVGMGCVLPDAPSPEAFWENILHRHVSIRKMEESRLPSLYVSEDKSAEDKSYTSVAADVRDFTFDPVKYGLDAKTGARLSRSQQLVLEAAYQAARSGGFSVQNSKGSKTLPLETPVILASCLGNELTHDLHMKYWTPEILSVLKALPEFETLEEGEKTALVKGIRESLAGKFRNEPPDTAVLNIEASRVAACLGVEGPNYLIDAACATSFAALDCAMQELLSGRAQAAIVGGINTNLAPETFVGFSKMGALSSKGSWPFDGRADGFVLGEGAVVFILKRMRDAVAEGDKIFGVIRGMGASSDGKGKAIAAPNVKGQILAMGRAFENMKRPLLPEAVTFLEAHGTSTRMGDAAELESVKGFYGKNPSLGVSSAKSQVGHLLGGAGAAGLLKALLALNHGILPPNGDFEELGPVHDLSGTGIFVVKDASPWPVEKDQPLLAAVSAYGFGGINYHCVLEAPASDYSPLKREVFPDLSFDPNDQRIVVAGMGLVLPGTEDEDSFMETMASGKSLLTEKAHLGFDAKAYAEEDREYRIPYLKAGLCRDFTFDSMRFRIPPKSLAFIDRGQLLALTAADRAIRGAGLEEELKTPANRVGVMLGAISSTRHVENILRIRLDFVAACMEKTRGLSPEKSAKLAEALTTVFRKRLPPNTEDTTPGLLTNIVSGRVANVLNCNGPNFTVDAACASSGFALRAAMMHLVSGRCDYVISGGVDSAFYPAALLVFKRLGLLSKEDTRFWDKGKSQGVNLSEGAAVQVLTTYAKAKEKGLPILGEIRSIAMASRAGESVFALSENLLAREMGAAYREAGMLPSDLHHLDPFGFGHRIPDSMEKRAVHMGLDGASGISFGNIKPEYGYYKGANPAIILSRLLLMQKNRKRLPHHSFDPETTLMEAGGPLVSPDEAEDFGPMRRPALATNLHGFGGNHGHMVVSALPPFLRKEEVGKEERLADSLQPSLALPATLSGMSVLLSGQGAQKVGMMKDLYGAYPEIRSLGDQAERLFQAKRGKSLLRLMFEGKGGDLNHTENTQPAVFLASAAIHSLLVKKGLKPDAWLGHSLGEYTALFASGALDFDAAFSLVLTRSSLMQRAAGDFPGSIMAVFKGPQEVADLIAAFNAEGVYIANKNAPGQTVVSGEKMAMLRFGEFLTQKSVLFRKLNLSGAFHTPLFADAAKGMAKALGPLHFQTKALPRIISNVTAKPYPEDENAVKELLTRQMVSPVEFMEGVRHLYDQGCRSFLEVGPGNLLARLVESHRLEGLDLRSAVDPKKGESASMETLFTSLGREKGLSEKREVPPQTKNHSARNQADIKGSFTMKEDEDKGFAAFLEANRSRMEAALLEEYEKEQDGLRLKAYENFGFYTGAVSIAGVSVGLPGSGRAVFSDDHFDSLIQGQNFIEALGQEEKEAMFQRNIRRLHKTPEGNARFVDIASTDEVIHLAGKLGFFDPEGEYGLEKGQDISIALAMAAGLEALKDARIPLLEGQSKAGSRLAGEELALPASMQETTGVIFTGLFPGWETLIHEMEAFQQHRYQEGPGRALESLYYDLMENIGERNLKQRVAGWFHAIRPLWEKKEEYRFDSTFLDKITPLASAHFAKMIRARGPNVHLSGACASTTQAIAVAEDWIRSGRCERVVVIGSETATASGQGPWISAGFLSLGAASIEKEISKAAKPFDADRNGTLLGAGATALVVERRDRIRERGLEGQAEILGTFLANAAFHTTRIDVPYLAGTMARFVRQVEARHGLDAESYASRMVFMSHETFTPARGGSADAEIEALRAAYGRDAGKITITNTKGLTGHTLGAAIEDAVMVKALQRGQTPPVAHLKKVPEHFSDLKFSRGEKGDFQYGLHFSAGFGSHFALLMVKRTEERATENNAAYEAWLSAISGMEKPDLKMKNRVLVLASAPGFSGESLPVLTKEKPPAPVMKAKAEPKVSSRVKILEEIRNILSEQTGYGTDMLAEDLDLEADLGIDTVKQVEIFSKVMGHFGLGTKEDAPLRELSTLGKIADYIAAQSGAVSLEEKEVAEISAAGVSGREGILSEIRNILSEQTGYGTDMLAEDLDLEADLGIDTVKQVEIFSKVMGHFGLGAEEDAPLRELSTLGKIADYIAAQSGAVSLEEKEVAEVSAAGVSGREAILSEIRNILSEQTGYGTDMLAEDLDLEADLGIDTVKQVEIFSKVMGHFGLGAEEDAPLRELSTLGKIADYIAAQKGASAPEEDGRGESLVSESPGSEEDPSLLPADPSGSEKGLFRFVPDVRKAPAEAGPRFGISGRKVLVTLDDQGLAAPVMEGLEAAGAVILTAGRDRGDYLLEDRDAEKSALLFEEIAKAHPDLCGLVLLHPLNTEVPEGRERMPAALFTAIHALRESLNRQGAFIAMPAFQSVIFPTAMGIREGEMRPDPVQAAFSGFLKSLAREFPHTRIKVTDFGDKRFDGPSMASRFVKELLTGDGRVETGFVGETRFLPTLLEKKVQGQKNILSGCTVLVTGGAGGITFEMVKALAEEEKDVAFILVGRSDLKDLTPETAGLSLKDLMARLADKMPGLSPLHLKKTAERMQGLHRTAESLRLLEEKGVSVRYVSADVTDSAAVQKLAESFPEVDAIIHGAGVEESQVFDKKTLDSFLRVFTPKVRGMAHLLKAFSGHDLKAIFAFSSVTARFGNAGQCDYTAANDMLGKMVLAEQVKRPHCVTKVLAWTAWEGTGMATRGSVKTVLESRGLTFLPLKAGIRFFLGECRSPEPCEAVFTGKDRAFDPDGLLPLAGQGPVLDAFLDAGLELEGETARFVRTLTLERDLFLKDHSLDGVPLFLGATGLETLAEAALQVSGRRYVTEIEEFSIPYGIKLLKNRSKRLEIRAKGPEADSVAVEMLSSFTRPGSSETTETLHYTGRVQTADLRPGVQLMVIPDLPGLRHKGSLGDLIYRPTRLFMDGVFRSIESVAGFDGRQLVTLMRDPGQGFFFAGVKAPDFRIPVVLLDAMFQTGGLFNMLGKGTPVLPSSFSRMRIFDMPEARTAYVCVTEKKAELEKTDLFDMALVDANGRLMVRVEDFQMIRIPAAAGFSLEGEVEAFGVKKVS; encoded by the coding sequence ATGCAGAGAATACTGGATTGCCGCCTTCCCCTGCTTGCCTGTCTGCCCCAGAAAGTTTTCAACCTCCGCTACATGGAAAGCCTGCACAGGGCAGGGGTCCTTCCGGTTCTGGATGCGGAGTTCATGGACACAGAAACTATTCTGGAGGCAGGCAGGACGCTGGATGAAAAAAATATCCTCTTTGCCATCCGGGTTCCCCTTTCCCGAAAAGACCTTCTGGAAAAGCTTAAAAAAAATCCCCCCCGATATCTGGAAGCCCTCATTTTTTCCTATGATTTTGAAGATGCCCTAAATAATCTGGATTTGAAAGCTTGGCCCGTCAAGCGCCTTCTGGAGCTGAAACACACGGGCCATGGCCCAGAGCTTTCCCGCATGGGCATCCATGGGCTGGTACTGAAGGGACTTGAGGCCGGAGGTTCCGTTTCCCGGCACACGGCCCTCATTCTCATGCAGGAATATCTTGAGACAAGTGATCTTCCCCTTTTCATCCACGGGGGTGTGGGCATGCACACGGCAGCGGGGTTTTTCAGTGCAGGAGCCAGCGGCCTTGTGCTGGATGCCCAGCTCTGGCTCTGCCGGGAATCCCCCCTTGGGGAGAATTTCCGCAAGCTTTTGAACGGCATTGAGGATCTCGACACCCTGCTGCTGGAAGGCCCGGAAGGCTCCCGTTACCGTTTTTTTGCAAGGCTCGGCACCCGTGTGGCCCAGGATCTGAAAAAGCTGGAGCCCCGCTTTGTGCTGGGTGCGGATCAAAAAAGCGAAGAAGCCCGCATCCTTTCTGAAACCCTGAAGGAAAAAATGGCCGATCTTTCCGATGGGGCTGCGGAAAGTGTGCAGAGTCTTTTCTATCTGGGTCAGGATGCCGTGTTCGCAAGGCATTTCCTTCGCAGGGGCGAGGGTGTGGAAGCCATGATCCACGGGCTTTTTGAGGAAGTGAGAAAAAGCCTTGCCGTTTTAGAAACGGCCGACCCCTTACGGGCCGGAAGTCCCCTGGCAAAAGAGCACGGGGTGAGGTACCCCATCATGCAGGGCCCCATGGCCAACATCAGTGATAACGTGGACTTTGCCGAGAAGGTGGCAGAGGCCGGAGGCCTTCCCTTTTTTGCCATGGGCAGCCTGCCTGTTCCCTTGGCGGAAACTATGCTGGAAAAGGCTTCGGAAAAGGGCATTCCCTGCGGTGCGGGGCTCATCGGCATTGAGGCCTTCAACCGCCGCCTTCCCGAGCACATGGATCTTACCCGCAAATTCAACATTCCCTTTGCCCTCATTGCAGGGGGAAGCCCCGCCCAGGTGCGGGAGCTGGAAGCCTCCGGTATCCGCACCTACCTGCATACCCCCGCCACCCGCATGCTGGAAAATGCCCTTGTCGGCGGGGTGTCCCGTTTCATTCTGGAAGGTACGGAGTGCGGCGGGCATGTGGGCTCCCTCACAAGTCTTGTGCTCTGGGAAATGGGCACGGAGCTTTTGTCTCAGCTGGATGACGCTGCATTGCAGGAAAAAACCCTTGTGTATGCAGGGGGCATTTCCACGGAAGCCGCCTCCCATTTCATCTCCGGTATGGCAGCAGGCCTTTGCCAAAGGGGTCTTAAGATAGGCATTCAGGTGGGAACGGCCTATCTTTTCACCCGTGAGATTGTGGAAACGGGTGCTCTCCATACCCGGTACCAGAAGGAAGTGCTGCACCAGAAGGAAACTCAGGTGATTGGCCGCACCGTAGGCCTTCCCTGCCGCACCGTGGAAAGCCCCTTTTCCGTCAGGATGCGGGAGCTGGAGCACAGCCGCATGGAAAAGGGCGATCCCCTTTCCGGCCGCAAGGATGCCTTTGAAAAGGACAACATGGGCTCCCTTCTCATTGCGGCCAAGGGCATGGTGCCGGATTTTTCCGGAAAAAGTGTCGAATGCCGGATGCTGGAAGAAGAGGACATCTTTGAAAAGGGCAACTTCTGCGTGGGCGATTCCCTGGTCTTTTTCAAAGACACCTGCACGGTGAAGTCCATCCACGGCCGTCTTTTTGACAACAAGACGGCCCTGCGGCGGCATCTTGATACCCTGGAACGGCTTACCCGTCCCGATGGAGAAATATTTGATGAAATTGCCGTGGTGGGCATGGGCTGCGTGCTGCCGGATGCTCCTTCGCCGGAGGCTTTCTGGGAGAATATCTTACACCGCCATGTTTCCATCCGGAAGATGGAGGAAAGCCGCCTGCCTTCCCTCTATGTGAGTGAGGATAAAAGTGCGGAAGATAAAAGTTATACCTCCGTGGCCGCAGATGTCCGTGATTTTACCTTTGATCCGGTAAAATACGGGCTGGATGCAAAAACCGGAGCCCGCCTTTCCCGCAGTCAGCAGCTGGTTCTGGAAGCCGCGTATCAGGCGGCCAGATCCGGTGGTTTTTCTGTGCAAAACAGTAAGGGGAGTAAAACCCTTCCTTTAGAAACGCCTGTGATTCTGGCCTCCTGTCTTGGCAATGAGCTGACCCATGATCTGCACATGAAATACTGGACTCCGGAAATCCTTTCTGTCCTGAAAGCTTTGCCTGAGTTTGAGACCCTTGAAGAAGGGGAAAAGACGGCTCTGGTGAAAGGGATCAGAGAAAGCCTTGCGGGAAAATTTCGTAATGAGCCGCCGGATACGGCTGTACTCAACATTGAGGCCAGCCGGGTGGCCGCCTGTCTGGGAGTGGAAGGCCCCAACTATCTCATCGATGCGGCCTGCGCCACCAGCTTTGCGGCCCTGGACTGCGCCATGCAGGAGCTTCTTTCCGGCAGGGCCCAGGCGGCCATCGTGGGAGGCATCAATACCAACCTCGCTCCGGAAACCTTTGTGGGCTTTTCCAAGATGGGGGCATTGTCTTCCAAAGGCTCCTGGCCCTTTGACGGCCGGGCCGACGGCTTTGTGCTGGGCGAAGGGGCTGTGGTTTTTATCCTGAAGCGCATGCGGGATGCTGTGGCCGAAGGGGATAAAATCTTTGGCGTGATCCGGGGCATGGGAGCCAGCTCCGATGGCAAGGGCAAGGCCATTGCCGCCCCCAATGTGAAGGGGCAGATACTGGCCATGGGCCGGGCCTTTGAAAACATGAAACGGCCCCTTTTGCCCGAAGCCGTCACCTTTCTGGAAGCCCATGGCACCTCCACCCGCATGGGCGATGCGGCAGAACTTGAAAGCGTGAAGGGTTTTTACGGCAAAAACCCAAGCCTTGGGGTGAGTTCCGCCAAAAGTCAGGTGGGTCACCTTCTGGGAGGGGCCGGAGCCGCAGGGCTTTTAAAGGCCCTTCTGGCCCTGAACCACGGTATTCTGCCGCCCAACGGAGATTTTGAGGAACTGGGTCCGGTGCATGATCTTTCGGGAACGGGCATCTTTGTGGTAAAGGATGCCTCTCCCTGGCCCGTAGAAAAAGACCAGCCCCTTCTGGCCGCCGTCAGCGCCTATGGTTTCGGAGGGATTAACTACCACTGCGTATTGGAAGCCCCGGCCTCAGACTACAGCCCCCTTAAGAGGGAGGTATTTCCCGACCTTTCTTTTGATCCCAATGATCAGCGCATCGTGGTGGCGGGCATGGGGCTGGTGCTGCCCGGAACTGAAGATGAAGACAGCTTCATGGAAACCATGGCTTCGGGAAAAAGCCTTCTCACGGAAAAAGCCCATCTGGGTTTTGATGCAAAGGCCTATGCCGAGGAAGACAGGGAATACCGCATTCCCTATCTCAAGGCCGGTCTGTGCAGGGATTTCACCTTTGATTCCATGCGTTTTCGCATTCCGCCCAAAAGCCTTGCCTTCATCGACAGGGGCCAGCTTCTCGCCCTTACGGCGGCGGACCGGGCCATCCGTGGGGCGGGTCTGGAAGAGGAGCTGAAAACACCTGCCAACCGGGTCGGGGTGATGCTGGGTGCCATATCCAGTACCCGCCATGTTGAAAACATTCTCCGCATCCGCCTTGATTTTGTGGCGGCCTGTATGGAAAAAACCAGGGGGCTTTCGCCGGAAAAAAGCGCAAAGCTGGCGGAAGCCCTGACCACCGTCTTCCGCAAGCGCCTGCCGCCCAATACGGAAGACACCACGCCGGGGCTGCTCACCAATATCGTGTCCGGCAGGGTAGCCAATGTGCTGAACTGCAACGGACCCAACTTCACCGTGGATGCGGCCTGTGCCTCTTCGGGCTTTGCCCTGCGGGCAGCCATGATGCACCTTGTGTCCGGCCGCTGCGATTATGTGATCAGCGGCGGGGTGGATTCGGCCTTTTATCCTGCGGCCCTTCTGGTCTTCAAGCGTCTCGGTTTGCTTTCCAAGGAGGACACCCGGTTCTGGGATAAGGGCAAGTCTCAAGGGGTGAACCTCTCGGAAGGAGCTGCGGTGCAGGTGCTGACCACTTACGCCAAGGCAAAGGAAAAGGGCCTTCCCATTTTAGGAGAAATCCGCAGCATTGCCATGGCCTCCAGAGCAGGAGAAAGTGTTTTCGCCCTTTCAGAAAATCTGCTGGCAAGGGAAATGGGGGCAGCCTACCGGGAAGCGGGCATGCTGCCTTCGGACCTGCACCACCTCGATCCCTTCGGCTTTGGTCACAGAATTCCCGACAGCATGGAAAAACGGGCCGTGCACATGGGCCTTGACGGCGCATCGGGCATTTCCTTTGGCAATATCAAGCCGGAATACGGGTATTACAAAGGGGCCAATCCCGCCATCATCCTTTCCCGGCTCCTTCTCATGCAAAAAAACAGAAAAAGACTGCCCCATCACAGCTTTGATCCGGAAACCACCCTCATGGAAGCAGGCGGCCCTCTGGTGAGCCCGGATGAGGCCGAAGACTTTGGTCCGATGCGAAGACCGGCCCTTGCCACCAACCTTCATGGCTTTGGGGGCAACCATGGGCATATGGTAGTTTCTGCCCTGCCTCCCTTCCTCCGGAAAGAAGAGGTCGGAAAAGAAGAAAGGCTGGCCGATTCCCTGCAGCCCTCTCTGGCCCTGCCAGCCACCCTTAGCGGAATGTCCGTGCTCCTTTCCGGTCAGGGAGCCCAGAAGGTGGGCATGATGAAGGATCTCTACGGAGCCTATCCTGAAATCCGCAGCCTCGGGGATCAGGCGGAAAGGCTCTTTCAGGCAAAACGGGGAAAAAGTCTCTTACGCCTGATGTTTGAAGGAAAGGGCGGGGATCTCAACCACACGGAAAATACCCAGCCTGCGGTATTTCTGGCCTCTGCCGCCATCCACAGCCTGCTTGTGAAAAAGGGCCTGAAGCCCGATGCCTGGCTGGGCCACAGCCTTGGGGAATATACGGCCCTCTTTGCCTCGGGCGCTTTAGATTTTGATGCGGCCTTTTCTCTGGTGCTCACCCGCTCTTCTCTGATGCAGCGGGCCGCAGGGGACTTTCCCGGCAGCATCATGGCTGTCTTCAAGGGGCCGCAGGAGGTGGCGGATCTGATTGCTGCCTTTAATGCCGAAGGGGTGTACATCGCCAATAAGAATGCCCCCGGTCAGACCGTGGTTTCCGGCGAAAAAATGGCCATGCTGCGTTTCGGGGAGTTTCTCACCCAGAAAAGTGTGCTTTTCCGCAAGCTGAACCTTTCCGGAGCCTTTCACACGCCGCTCTTTGCCGATGCCGCCAAAGGCATGGCCAAGGCCCTCGGCCCCTTGCATTTTCAGACCAAAGCCTTGCCCCGTATCATCTCCAATGTCACGGCAAAACCCTATCCCGAAGATGAGAACGCGGTGAAGGAGCTTCTCACCCGGCAGATGGTTTCTCCCGTCGAGTTCATGGAAGGGGTGCGCCATCTCTATGATCAGGGCTGCCGCTCCTTCCTTGAGGTGGGGCCGGGCAATCTTCTGGCCCGTCTGGTGGAAAGCCACCGCCTGGAAGGGTTGGATCTGCGCTCTGCCGTTGACCCCAAAAAGGGTGAAAGCGCCAGCATGGAGACCCTCTTCACAAGCCTTGGCAGGGAAAAAGGCTTGTCTGAAAAAAGAGAGGTGCCGCCACAGACGAAGAACCATAGCGCCAGAAATCAGGCCGATATCAAGGGGAGTTTCACCATGAAAGAGGATGAGGACAAAGGGTTTGCCGCATTTCTGGAGGCCAACCGCAGCCGCATGGAAGCCGCCCTTTTGGAGGAATATGAGAAGGAGCAGGATGGTCTTCGCTTAAAAGCCTATGAAAATTTTGGTTTCTACACGGGTGCCGTTTCCATTGCTGGTGTTTCCGTGGGCCTTCCCGGAAGCGGCAGGGCCGTTTTTTCCGATGATCATTTTGACAGCCTGATACAGGGGCAGAATTTCATTGAAGCACTGGGGCAGGAAGAAAAGGAAGCCATGTTCCAGCGCAATATCCGCAGGCTGCACAAAACGCCGGAAGGCAATGCACGTTTTGTGGACATCGCCTCCACGGACGAGGTGATTCATCTTGCGGGAAAACTCGGCTTCTTTGATCCGGAAGGGGAGTACGGTCTGGAAAAGGGGCAGGACATCAGCATTGCCCTTGCCATGGCCGCAGGTCTGGAAGCCCTGAAGGATGCCCGCATTCCCCTGCTGGAGGGCCAGAGCAAAGCAGGCTCCCGCCTTGCCGGAGAGGAGCTGGCCCTGCCTGCTTCCATGCAGGAAACTACCGGTGTCATCTTCACCGGCCTTTTCCCCGGATGGGAAACCCTCATCCATGAAATGGAGGCCTTCCAGCAGCACCGCTATCAGGAAGGGCCGGGACGGGCCCTTGAAAGTCTCTACTATGATCTCATGGAAAACATCGGCGAGCGCAATCTCAAACAAAGGGTGGCGGGCTGGTTCCACGCCATCCGTCCCCTCTGGGAGAAGAAGGAGGAGTACCGCTTTGACAGTACCTTCCTCGATAAAATCACCCCCCTTGCCTCCGCCCACTTTGCCAAAATGATCCGGGCCCGTGGTCCTAATGTGCACTTGAGCGGAGCCTGTGCTTCCACCACTCAGGCCATTGCCGTGGCCGAAGACTGGATTCGCAGCGGCCGCTGTGAGCGGGTGGTGGTGATTGGTTCGGAAACGGCCACGGCATCGGGTCAGGGCCCTTGGATCAGTGCGGGATTTTTAAGCCTGGGCGCTGCCTCCATTGAAAAGGAGATTTCCAAAGCAGCCAAGCCCTTTGATGCGGATCGCAACGGCACCCTGTTGGGTGCCGGAGCCACGGCCCTTGTTGTGGAAAGAAGGGACCGTATCCGGGAACGCGGCCTTGAGGGGCAGGCGGAAATCCTTGGCACCTTCCTTGCCAATGCGGCCTTCCACACCACCCGCATTGATGTGCCTTATCTGGCAGGAACCATGGCCCGTTTTGTGCGGCAGGTGGAGGCCCGCCATGGTCTTGATGCGGAAAGCTACGCTTCCCGCATGGTGTTCATGTCCCACGAAACCTTCACCCCTGCGCGGGGCGGCAGTGCGGATGCGGAAATTGAGGCCCTGCGTGCGGCCTATGGCCGGGATGCGGGCAAAATCACCATCACCAACACCAAGGGCCTCACGGGCCATACCCTGGGGGCGGCCATTGAAGACGCGGTCATGGTGAAAGCCCTGCAAAGGGGCCAGACCCCGCCCGTGGCCCACCTGAAGAAGGTGCCGGAGCATTTCAGCGATCTGAAGTTCAGCCGTGGAGAAAAGGGAGACTTCCAGTACGGCCTGCATTTTTCCGCAGGTTTTGGCTCCCACTTTGCCCTGCTCATGGTGAAGCGCACGGAAGAACGGGCCACGGAAAATAACGCCGCCTATGAGGCCTGGCTCTCTGCCATCTCCGGCATGGAAAAGCCCGACCTCAAGATGAAAAACCGGGTGCTGGTGCTGGCAAGCGCTCCGGGTTTTTCGGGAGAAAGTCTTCCCGTCCTTACAAAGGAAAAACCCCCTGCCCCTGTTATGAAGGCAAAGGCTGAGCCGAAGGTCTCTTCCCGGGTGAAGATTCTGGAAGAAATCCGGAACATTCTTTCCGAGCAGACGGGCTATGGCACGGACATGCTGGCGGAAGATCTGGATCTTGAGGCGGATCTCGGCATTGATACGGTAAAACAGGTGGAAATTTTCTCCAAGGTCATGGGGCATTTCGGCCTTGGAACCAAAGAGGACGCGCCTTTGCGGGAGCTTTCCACCTTAGGGAAAATTGCGGACTACATTGCGGCCCAGTCGGGCGCAGTATCCCTTGAAGAAAAAGAGGTGGCAGAAATTTCTGCCGCAGGTGTTTCCGGGAGAGAGGGTATCCTTTCAGAAATCCGGAACATCCTCTCCGAACAGACGGGGTATGGCACGGACATGTTGGCCGAAGATCTGGATCTTGAGGCGGATCTCGGTATTGATACGGTAAAGCAGGTGGAAATTTTCTCTAAGGTCATGGGGCATTTTGGCCTTGGGGCCGAAGAGGATGCGCCTTTGCGGGAGCTTTCCACCTTAGGTAAAATTGCGGACTACATTGCGGCCCAGTCGGGCGCGGTATCCCTTGAAGAGAAAGAGGTGGCAGAAGTTTCTGCCGCAGGTGTTTCCGGAAGGGAGGCCATCCTTTCAGAAATTCGGAACATTCTTTCCGAGCAGACGGGCTATGGCACGGACATGCTGGCCGAAGATCTGGATCTTGAGGCGGATCTCGGCATTGATACGGTGAAACAGGTGGAGATTTTCTCTAAGGTCATGGGGCATTTTGGCCTTGGGGCCGAAGAGGACGCGCCCCTGCGGGAGCTTTCCACCTTGGGTAAAATTGCCGACTACATTGCGGCCCAGAAGGGGGCCAGCGCTCCCGAAGAAGACGGAAGGGGGGAGAGCCTTGTTTCTGAAAGTCCCGGAAGCGAAGAAGATCCTTCTCTTCTTCCGGCAGACCCTAGCGGCAGTGAAAAAGGGCTTTTCCGCTTTGTGCCGGATGTACGCAAAGCTCCTGCGGAGGCAGGCCCCCGTTTTGGTATTTCAGGTCGTAAGGTGCTGGTGACCTTAGACGATCAGGGCCTTGCCGCACCCGTGATGGAAGGCCTTGAAGCCGCAGGTGCCGTGATTCTCACCGCAGGCCGGGACAGGGGCGATTATCTCCTTGAAGACCGGGATGCGGAAAAAAGCGCCCTCCTTTTCGAAGAAATTGCCAAGGCCCATCCGGATCTCTGCGGCCTTGTGCTGCTCCATCCCTTGAATACGGAGGTGCCAGAAGGCCGTGAGCGCATGCCCGCCGCCCTCTTTACCGCCATCCATGCCCTGCGGGAGTCTTTAAACCGGCAGGGAGCCTTCATTGCCATGCCCGCCTTCCAGTCCGTGATCTTTCCCACGGCCATGGGCATCCGGGAAGGCGAGATGCGTCCGGACCCGGTGCAGGCGGCCTTTTCCGGTTTTCTGAAAAGCCTTGCCCGGGAGTTTCCCCATACCCGCATCAAGGTTACGGATTTCGGGGACAAGCGCTTTGACGGCCCCTCCATGGCCAGCCGCTTTGTGAAGGAACTCCTCACCGGCGATGGCCGGGTGGAAACGGGCTTTGTGGGGGAAACCCGCTTTCTGCCCACCCTCCTTGAAAAAAAGGTTCAGGGGCAGAAGAACATCCTTTCCGGCTGCACCGTCCTTGTCACCGGCGGGGCAGGGGGCATTACCTTTGAGATGGTGAAGGCCCTTGCGGAGGAAGAAAAGGATGTGGCCTTCATCCTTGTGGGCCGTTCGGACTTAAAGGATCTCACTCCGGAGACCGCAGGTCTTTCTTTAAAGGATCTCATGGCCCGTCTGGCGGATAAAATGCCGGGCCTGTCTCCCCTTCACCTGAAAAAAACCGCAGAGCGCATGCAGGGCCTGCACCGCACGGCGGAGAGTCTCCGTCTTCTGGAGGAAAAGGGCGTTTCCGTACGCTATGTGTCTGCGGATGTGACGGATTCTGCCGCCGTTCAGAAACTGGCCGAAAGCTTCCCGGAGGTGGATGCCATCATCCACGGGGCAGGTGTGGAGGAATCCCAGGTCTTTGATAAGAAAACTCTGGATTCCTTCCTCCGGGTCTTCACGCCCAAGGTCAGGGGTATGGCCCATCTGCTGAAAGCCTTCTCCGGCCATGATCTCAAGGCGATTTTCGCCTTTTCCTCGGTCACGGCCCGTTTTGGCAATGCCGGTCAGTGCGATTACACCGCAGCCAACGACATGCTGGGCAAAATGGTCTTGGCGGAGCAGGTGAAGCGGCCCCACTGCGTCACCAAGGTGCTGGCCTGGACAGCCTGGGAAGGCACGGGCATGGCCACACGGGGTTCTGTGAAAACCGTGCTGGAAAGCCGGGGCCTCACCTTCCTGCCCTTAAAGGCGGGAATCCGCTTCTTCCTTGGGGAGTGCCGCAGCCCCGAACCCTGCGAGGCCGTGTTCACGGGCAAAGACCGGGCCTTTGATCCCGATGGCCTGCTGCCCCTTGCCGGTCAGGGGCCGGTGCTGGATGCCTTTCTGGATGCAGGGCTGGAGCTGGAAGGTGAAACGGCCCGTTTTGTCCGCACCCTGACTTTGGAGCGGGATCTTTTCCTCAAAGATCACAGTCTGGACGGCGTTCCCCTTTTCCTCGGAGCCACGGGTCTTGAAACCCTGGCCGAGGCGGCCCTTCAGGTGAGCGGAAGGCGCTATGTGACGGAAATCGAGGAATTTTCCATTCCCTATGGGATCAAGCTTTTGAAAAACCGTTCCAAACGGTTGGAAATCCGGGCCAAAGGCCCTGAAGCGGATAGCGTGGCTGTAGAAATGCTTTCTTCCTTCACACGGCCCGGTTCTTCGGAAACCACGGAAACCCTGCACTATACGGGCAGGGTGCAGACGGCGGATCTGCGGCCCGGCGTTCAGCTCATGGTCATTCCCGATCTGCCGGGCCTGCGCCACAAGGGCAGCCTCGGGGATCTCATCTACCGGCCCACACGGCTTTTCATGGACGGGGTTTTCCGCAGCATTGAGTCCGTGGCGGGTTTTGACGGCAGGCAGCTTGTCACCCTGATGCGGGATCCGGGGCAGGGCTTTTTCTTTGCCGGTGTCAAGGCACCTGATTTCCGAATCCCTGTGGTGCTGCTGGATGCCATGTTCCAGACCGGAGGCCTGTTCAACATGCTGGGAAAGGGTACGCCTGTGCTGCCCTCTTCCTTTAGTCGGATGCGGATTTTTGATATGCCCGAAGCCCGTACGGCCTATGTCTGCGTGACGGAGAAAAAGGCGGAACTGGAAAAGACGGATCTCTTTGACATGGCCCTTGTGGATGCCAACGGCCGCCTCATGGTGCGGGTGGAGGATTTTCAGATGATCCGCATTCCTGCGGCGGCGGGATTTTCCCTGGAAGGGGAGGTGGAGGCCTTTGGGGTGAAGAAGGTTTCTTAG